In a single window of the Oscarella lobularis chromosome 2, ooOscLobu1.1, whole genome shotgun sequence genome:
- the LOC136183942 gene encoding ubiquitin domain-containing protein UBFD1-like — MEEENAGLEGASAEIKNDAVSTSNDDITLKVVYRKNALQVASNVESTVGELKTQLESLTGVPVAMMKLMYKGALNDDSKQLKDLKISNGAKMMVVGSTATDLLKAVPTQVDKTVVAEPTRDPVKEPLSTQRPHSRIVGKGKPDDAMTGTRRRHDRLPTTPLSGMVNKDGSKVRLTFKLELDQFWLETKERTRKIPMTSVHSIVSEPIAGHEDYHMLAFQLGPTELSRYWIYWVPAQYVRAIKDTVLGPFTLR; from the exons ATGGAAG AGGAGAACGCGGGATTGGAAGGCGCGTCGGCCGAAataaaaaacgacgccgtttcgacgtcgaacgatgACATCACTTTGAAGGTCGTTTACAGGAAGAACGCCTTACAGGTTGCCAGCAACGTTGAAAGCACCGTCGGAGAGCTGAAGACGCAATTGGAATCGCTCACAG gagTACCAGTTGCCATGATGAAATTGATGTACAAAG GTGCTCTCAATGATGATTCCAAGCAGCTAAAGGACTTGAAAATTTCCAACGGGGCTAAGATGATGGTTGTGGGAAGTACTGCAACCGATCTGCTCAAAGCAGTTCCCACTCAAGTAGATAAAACCGTAGTTGCCGAGCCAACGCGAG ACCCCGTTAAAGAACCTCTTAGCACTCAAAGG CCTCATTCTAGGATCGTTGGCAAAGGAAAGCCAGATGATGCAATGACAGGAACTAGAAGACGACAC GATCGTCTCCCTACTACTCCGTTGTCTGGAATGGTCAACAAGGATGGCAGTAAAGTGAGACTGACGTTTAAGTTGGAATTAGATCAGTTCTGGCTAGAAACAAAAG AACGAACTCGGAAAATCCCTATGACGTCAGTACACTCGATCGTGTCTGAACCAATTGCAGGACACGAAGATTATCACATGCTG GCATTTCAATTGGGACCCACAGAGCTATCTCGTTACTGGATCTATTGGGTTCCAGCCCAGTATGTCAGAGCTATAAAAGACACGGTTTTGGGTCCCTTTACTCTACGCTAA
- the LOC136183943 gene encoding uncharacterized protein yields MMGGVCLILLWLLLPLSRAGNRSPTVAFLSDSNLPGLNQSLIDDLVNFLKSSDIKVLQIDSKTLANSSIFNSNLVDYLILTQAPLLPYQLPNVTKNYVQYLQTGGHLISMGGKPPTLSNVSLEAIAVNIMSDYEPYVLTDVTLTNSDSSSYSNASGLSAVAWAFSNEADFYPFVVAQDEFQRLVGYGFSLLNNTGGAYKGSRWWITGITTLDFYTSDFFKKILKAIVLGKFGARDAATAAATLFAQIESQEKSLTVLTNPVTVSSKDFSDYLSLSDDRRSIVYPNGDRYFMIGADFYRSLSGEFDADTIERDFLKAARAGLNTFRMFGYCDALENQTDVLNAIRQASLKFGIHCLIDMDCKPEKDPRQKNRTGVESTAVAIARVLQSEKWVLGYDMCNEPYYFDIGNIYVNETTLLKQIYNYTNHKYKFSDYQQWLNPGYSSTFPNVEHGLPIPDEFEPVLSDISNIYGTWMKWRIDAIRQVENHSLLTVGYNTLFGLLDVNEALDFVSHHAYPNAPGYQFTINNFTDTLAVPTTMDRLALVWHPSSDKNTKSGFPLSKIRPISYGEFGTSNGDLVGRNPDAQSFVDFQTGALYDMMSWLRMLWKEFSGAIRWRLNDKPYTMSLRQESYIGPDTNQETHEKYMRENRFGYYWYDGTKDGRAKPVAYCTRFLSDYMRFTERQSDGVLTIFKADTPIHAGYVFNASNAFFVGDSAHSSNWLQFSPMFPTFDSCSNLMMYWNSSHIRVMTSADTLVSLDPSALVANLSADSVEVIGFSGGWSKKEKTISIKCLSGSPLWISNKNQT; encoded by the exons ATGATGGGTGGAGTTTGTCTGATTCTGCTGTGGCTACTCTTACCTTT ATCTCGTGCAGGTAATCGATCACCGACGGTCGCTTTTTTGAGTGATTCAAATTTGCCCGGACTAAATCAATCACTCATTGATGATCTGGTGAACTTTCTCAAATCGAGCGATATCAAAGTGCTGCAAATCGACTCCAAAACCCTAGCAAATAGCTCAATATTCAATTCAAATTTGGTTGACTATCTCATTCTGACTCAAGCACCTCTCCTTCCCTATCAACTTCCCAACGTGACCAAAAATTACGTCCAATATCTCCAAACAGGCGGTCACCTTATTTCAATGGGAGGCAAACCTCCAACCTTGTCAAACGTCTCGCTGGAAGCGATTGCCGTCAATATCATGAGTGACTACGAACCGTACGTATTGACTGACGTCACGCTGACGAACTCCGATAGTTCGTCGTATTCCAATGCGTCGGGTTTGTCCGCCGTGGCGTGGGCATTTTCTAACGAAGCAGATTTCTATCCGTTTGTCGTCGCTCAGGACGAATTCCAGCGACTTGTCGGATACGGATTCTCGCTTTTGAATAACACCGGTGGTGCCTATAAGGGAAGTAGATGGTGGATCACGGGAATTACAACGCTCGACTTTTACACGTCGgattttttcaagaaaaTCTTGAAGGCAATTGTGCTTGGGAAATTTGGTGCAAGAGATGCAGCTACAGCAGCTGCAACCCTATTTGCACAAATCGAATCACAGGAAAAATCATTGACTGTGCTGACAAATCCAGTCACCGTCTCCTCGAAAGATTTCTCTGATTATCTGAGTCTCAGtgacgatcgtcgatcgattgTTTATCCCAACGGCGATCGGTACTTCATGATCGGTGCCGATTTTTATAGATCGTTGTCCGGAGAGTTTGATGCGGATACTATTGAACGAGATTTTCTCAAAGCCGCTCGAGCCGGGCTGAACACTTTCCGCATGTTTGGCTATTGCGACGCCTTGGAAAATCAGACGGACGTTCTCAATGCTATTCGACAGGCGTCACTGAAATTTGGCATTCACTGCTTGATTGATATGGATTGTAAGCCGGAAAAAGATCCCAGGCAAAAAAATCGAACTGGAGTCGAGTCGACGGCCGTTGCCATAGCACGCGTGCTTCAGAGTGAAAAATGGGTTCTGGGTTACGACATGTGTAACGAGCCCTATTATTTTGACATCGGTAACATCTATGTCAATGAGACGACGCTGCTGAAGCAAATTTATAATTATACTAATCACAAATACAAATTTAGCGATTATCAGCAATGGCTCAATCCTGGATATAGTTCGACGTTTCCCAACGTCGAACACGGGTTACCTATTCCTGACGAATTCGAGCCTGTCCTGTCCGATATTTCTAATATTTACGGCACGTGGATGAAATGGAGAATCGACGCCATTCGTCAAGTTGAAAATCATTCTCTTCTCACCGTAGGCTATAACACTCTTTTCGGTCTactcgacgtcaacgaggcTCTCGATTTCGTCAGTCACCACGCCTATCCCAACGCGCCTGGATACCAGTTTACAATCAATAATTTCACCGATACTCTCGCTGTGCCGACGACAATGGACAGGCTTGCATTGGTGTGGCATCCGTCATCAGATAAAAATACAAAATCCGGTTTTCCTCTCAGCAAAATTCGTCCAATCAGTTACGGCGAATTCGGAACGTCGAACGGCGACTTGGTAGGACGGAATCCAGACGCGCAATCGTTCGTGGATTTTCAAACGGGAGCTCTTTACGACATGATGTCCTGGCTTCGAATGCTGTGGAAGGAATTCAGCGGGGCCATTCGATGGCGCCTAAACGACAAGCCGTACACCATGTCGCTGCGCCAGGAGTCCTATATCGGACCCGACACCAATCAAGAG acaCATGAAAAATACATGAGGGAAAATAGGTTTGGGTACTACTGGTATGATGGCACGAAGGATGGACGAGCGAAACCCGTTGCTTACTGCACGCGCTTTCTTAGCGACTACATGCGTTTTACCGAGCGTCAAAGTGACGGAGttctgacgatttttaaagCGGATACGCCGATTCATGCTGGTTATGTTTTCAACGCCAGCAACGCGTTTTTCGTTGGCGATTCTGCTCATTCGTCCAATTGGCTTCAGTTCAGTCCGATGTTTCCGACGTTCGACTCTTGTTCAAATTTGATGATGTATTGGAATTCTTCCCACATACGCGTCATGACGTCTGCAGACACGTTGGTATCACTGGATCCTTCTGCGCTCGTGGCAAATCTTTCCGCTGATTCCGTAGAAGTGATTGGATTCTCCGGTGGATGgagcaagaaagaaaagacgatATCCATAAAGTGCCTTAGCGGCAGTCCACTATGGAtttcaaataaaaatcaaacgtGA
- the LOC136183945 gene encoding AP-1 complex-associated regulatory protein-like: MGSCGSRCFNSGLFDIGGAGNRAHYKATYSQHQLSIEVDALLEADDDDMTLDNLTRPKTGLVTDEEAKAVAEGRYDRLVQRQRELDAEYERRMAKQEEDLRLEEEAYYEAKRAAARAAQLDKERKKDAGAKKSDAASSSDAAFTEWLNDPDNARLEEGGASDGDDVQKDVEDFEMFLEAVKKRSLANRSVSAIEVGEGAGDGDEFTEFDESVAS, from the coding sequence ATGGGCTCCTGCGGGTCTCGTTGTTTCAACTCTGGCCTCTTCGACATCGGTGGCGCCGGCAATCGCGCCCACTACAAAGCAACGTACAGCCAACACCAACTTTCGATCGAAGTCGACGCTCTACTCGAAgcagatgacgacgacatgaCTCTCGACAATCTAACGCGACCCAAAACGGGTCTCGTcaccgacgaagaagcgaaagcggtCGCCGAAGGCCGCTACGATCGTCTCGTACAACGCCAGCGCGAACTCGACGCCGAATACGAACGCCGCATGGCGAAACAGGAGGAAGATCTTCGGCTCGAAGAGGAGGCCTATTacgaagcgaaacgcgcggcggcgcgcgCCGCTCAGCTCGACAaggaacgaaaaaaagacgcgggagcgaagaaaagcgacgcggcgtcgtcatcggaCGCCGCGTTTACCGAGTGGCTCAACGATCCCGATAATGCGCGTCTCGAAGAGGGCGGggcgagcgacggcgacgacgttcagaaagacgtcgaggaTTTCGAGATGTTTCTCGAAGCGGTTAAGAAGCGATCGCTTGCGAATCGTTCCGTTTCGGCGATCGAGGTCGGCGAGGGGGCGGgggacggcgacgagttcACTGAGTTCGATGAGAGCGTCGCTTCGTGA
- the LOC136183944 gene encoding putative methyltransferase C9orf114 homolog gives MDKKEKKIRKKSRATLEDPESLASPSTDTPSKRSKNVAKSSKKKPKRTKSSDRIEEAATTNAKPNGQEQEKIPRPPSRMRMRTVAVALPGSILDNAQTPELRTYLAGQVARAMAIFNVDEVIVFDDGTVPVASSSRRQASTCNLMARILQYLETPQYLRKPFFPKHPDLQYAGLLNPLDAPHHVRANDCVSFREGIVINHPTKPHKGSYVDCGLQKEVQIDRKLEPGTRVTVRMGEEKKRAYVGKAVSPHTPKTEGGLYWGYSVRVADSLGRVFSECPHVDGYDVTIGTSERGSDVNLLTSLDDSTCHVLIVFGGVKGIEAALENDESLRVSDARHLFDYWVNTCPNQGSRTIRTEEALLVSLAAFRRFLDRDVSLNA, from the coding sequence ATGgataagaaagagaagaagataaGGAAGAAGAGTAGAGCAACACTGGAGGATCCAGAATCTCTCGCATCACCCAGCACGGACACACCATCAAAACGCAGCAAAAACGTCGCCAAGAGctcgaaaaagaaacccaAACGCACCAAATCGTCGGACAGAATCGAAGAAGCTGCAACGACGAATGCAAAGCCAAACGGACAAGAGCAGGAAAAGATCCCCCGTCCTCCGTCCCGTATGCGTATGCGCACCGTGGCGGTAGCGTTGCCCGGATCGATCCTCGACAACGCGCAAACGCCCGAACTTCGAACGTATCTCGCCGGTCAAGTGGCGCGCGCCATGGCAAtcttcaacgtcgacgaagtaatcgtcttcgacgacggcaccgttcccgtcgcgtcgtcgtcaaggcgaCAGGCAAGCACGTGCAATCTAATGGCGCGCATTCTGCAATACTTGGAAACGCCTCAATACCTTCGCAAGCCATTCTTTCCCAAGCACCCAGATCTCCAATACGCCGGCTTGCTGAATCCCCTCGACGCTCCGCATCACGTCCGAGCCAATGACtgcgtttcttttcgcgAGGGAATTGTCATCAATCATCCGACGAAGCCGCACAAGGGCTCCTACGTCGACTGCGGTCTCCAAAAAGAGGTCCAAATCGATCGTAAACTCGAACCGGGAACGCGTGTTACCGTTCGAAtgggagaagagaaaaaacgcgcgtACGTAGGCAAAGCCGTGTCGCCGCACACGCCCAAGACCGAGGGAGGTCTCTATTGGGGTTACTCGGTTCGAGTGGCTGACAGCCTCGGTCGAGTCTTCTCTGAGTGTCCTCACGTTGATggctatgacgtcacgatcgGTACGTCAGAGCgaggaagtgacgtcaaccTATTGACGTCACTAGACGATTCCACCTGTCACGTCTTGATTGTTTTTGGGGGCGTCAAGGGTATCGAAGCGGCGctggagaacgacgagagtCTTCGCGTATCGGACGCTCGTCATCTGTTTGATTACTGGGTGAACACGTGTCCGAATCAGGGCAGTCGAACGATTCGAACTGAAGAAGCGTTGCTCGTCAGCTTGGCCGCTTTTCGACGGTTCCTGGACAGAGACGTTAGCTTGAATGCATAA
- the LOC136184038 gene encoding noggin-like has protein sequence MLQSAIAILPISLVIAAALFSDAASFLVGPSEDTGPPLKFPKKIYTLSEVVNDERDLPEKSDFYLSPEVMKSTVDGGIDESRVSVTGPRPVKELSRGKLASKLASELHALASNRSTTRRALRRRINDAMTTLVDAAVVEATPCAVQWKWITLSSKYWPRHVRTGKCSKRHRELCGGKCREKLGAINLLRWSCLESAAGDNDCASKMWLSITIENVVTGCSCQC, from the coding sequence ATGCTGCAGTCAGCCATTGCAATCTTACCTATTTCGCTTGTGATTGCCGCCGCTCTTTTCAGCGACGCGGCATCCTTCTTGGTGGGGCCGTCGGAGGACACGGGGCCGCCTCTCAAATTTCCGAAGAAGATATACACACTATCCGAAGTTGTCAACGATGAAAGGGATCTGCCAGAAAAATCCGATTTCTATCTTTCTCCTGAAGTGATGAAAAGCACGGTTGACGGCGGCATCGACGAATCCCGCGTATCAGTAACCGGGCCGCGCCCTGTAAAAGAACTATCCCGCGGCAAGCTCGCCTCCAAACTCGCCTCCGAACTCCACGCGctcgcgtcgaatcgttcgacgacgcgtcgagcgcttcgtcgacgaatcaaCGACGCAatgacgacgctcgtcgacgccgccgtcgttgaaGCGACGCCGTGCGCCGTCCAGTGGAAATGGATCACGCTCAGTTCCAAATATTGGCCGCGCCACGTGCGCACGGGAAAGTGTTCGAAGCGACATCGGGAACTGTGCGGCGGCAAGTGTCGCGAGAAATTGGGTGCAATTAATCTGCTTCGCTGGTCGTGTCTCGAGAGCGCTGCGGGCGACAATGACTGCGCGTCAAAGATGTGGCTATCTATCAcgatcgagaacgtcgttACCGGCTGTTCCTGTCAGTGCTGA
- the LOC136200162 gene encoding thioredoxin domain-containing protein 11-like isoform X1: protein MLDASVHDSQGKEDKNGDDEGNSKDEQKLRRKTRRQRRKRTRRTLGAMLSSTLHFGTIVVALSLGSTLHHLLQATTAPAPPPIGPSIFPANSVNLVDLRNGSHEALRALTNREPFVTTMFYAPWSGQSRKVAAWYAEAARRFDGEIIFVAIDCWYLGGTCRQREPLAFYPRLLIYCSRREETFEYVGGLRSYEIIQFVELVLRPLLYISTKTILHAVIGTEETVVLGYFDFVLHPEPPEYLAYLKAAKLSLRQYVGDRLVFGVVSSETVAAEANMSGSPSLMLCRTNQKNLVYTHRDDWTPSSIHSWIVRHWEKRTNVLFNTLNLVAKLRWQPALILFLPLHRRHRYHYRNPTGIDPRLHMLRRVAERMHRCEPSPLGGRSQSSPVHTCGLSEYYYSILRPQAQLGNEWSSRRESGSSDVDDSCQMTSSYLDRLDGFGCNHAINLFYMDSLKFWAYAEALSAERLDDDVALVISDSRKGKQYVYRESRTISEEAIASFLWKFVRGRLEPTLASIPADEATCLPSHLDACVAELARETFASDVIKSKKDVLVLFYAPRCVFCTVLTPLLLRLAHALRHNNQLLIARFDTTRNDLASSHPIPASLPALILYPDGRKTTPVAYSRRAPVSIRALVDFLAGNVTHALTIDTLSHQRKGAANLWRLRRARIAATRRSERLERLVRLRDAHKRIATNRRLRRIASELIACRRWVDSTTKNVRGVATAMGGDQSLPSLRRHVADLTSKVRDAEIRSVGVFRTVAAAAAAAAANVVVTHATEHVGERERAPNDAPRSRALALRLRRLRYRLAVADRRLVVCSRSVVDCRLVGGEVQRTVERILEALRRVKPRANDFRSSDDDNFALVRRLVLFIDSLHNDDDGDGDGDDDDDHNRRRRLDDKIKFGI from the exons ATGCTTGATGCTTCCGTGCACGATTCACAAGGCAAGGAGGacaaaaacggcgacgacgaaggcaatAGCAAAGACGAGCAGAAATTGAGACGGAAGACACGAcggcaaagacgaaagcgaacgcgGCGAACTCTAGGAGCAATGTTATCATCGACACTCCACTTCGgcacgatcgtcgtcgctctgtCCTTAGGCTCGACACTCCACCATCTGCTCCA GGCAACAACCGCGCCCGCTCCTCCGCCAATCGGTCCGTCAATCTTTCCAGCAAACTCCGTCAACTTGGTCGACCTTCGAAACGGCTCGCACGAAGCGCTACGAGCGCTGACGAATCGCGAGCCGTTCGTGACGACCATGTTCTACGCTCCCTGGTCGGGACAGAGCCGAAAAGTGGCCGCCTGGTACGCAGAAGCcgctcgacgattcgatGGCGAG ATCATTTTCGTTGCAATTGACTGCTGGTATTTGGGTGGGACGTGTCGACAGCGAGAGCCGTTGGCGTTTTACCCGCGACTTTTGATCTACTGCAGTCGACGCGAGGAAACGTTTGAATACGTGGGCGGACTTCGTTCCTATGAAATT ATTCAATTTGTTGAACTTGTCCTTCGACCTCTCCTCTACATTTCAACGAAGACAATTCTGCACGCCGTTATTGGCACCGAAGAG ACAGTCGTTTTGGGCTACTTTGACTTCGTTCTCCATCCCGAACCGCCCGAATACTTGGCCTACCTCAAAGCAGCAAAACTATCTTTGAGGCAGT ATGTGGGCGATCGGCTCGTCTTTGGAGTCGTTTCTAGCGAAACGGTCGCCGCCGAGGCGAACATGTCcggctcgccgtcgctgaTGCTCTGTCGAACAAATCAGAAAAATTTG GTCTACACGCATCGCGACGACTGGACGCCGTCATCAATCCACTCGTGGATCGTTCGGCATTGGGAAAAG CGGACGAACGTCCTTTTTAATACTCTCAATCTGGTTGCCAAATTGCGCTGGCAGCCCGCGCTCATTCTATTTTTgcctcttcatcgtcgtcatcgttatCATTACCGCAACCCGACGGGAATAGATCCCAGATTGCATATG CTGCGTCGTGTCGCTGAGAGAATGCATCGATGcgagccgtcgccgctcggCGGACGTTCGCAATCGTCGCCCGTGCATACGTGCGGTTTAAGCGAGTATTACTATTCGATTTTGCGGCCGCAAGCGCAGCTTGGGAATGAATGGTCAAGTCGTCGCGAATCCGGATCgtctgacgtcgacgacagctgtcaaatgacgtcgtcgtatctCGATCGGTTGGATGGTTTTGGATGTAATCACGCGATTAATCTATTCTATATGGACTCGCTCAAGTTTTGGGCGTATGCCGAAGCGCTGTCGGCCGAgcggctcgacgacgacgtcgcgttggTCATTAGCGATAGCCGG AAAGGGAAGCAATATGTATATAGGGAGAGTCGAACCATAAGTGAAGAAGCTATAG ctTCGTTTCTATGGAAATTCGTGCGCGGTCGGCTCGAACCGACGCTGGCGTCGATTCCCGCCGACGAGGCGACGTGTTTGCCGTCTCATCTGGACGCTTGCGTTGCGGAGTTGGCCAGGGAAACGTTCGCTTCCGACGTGATAAAGTCGAAAAAG GACGTTCTCGTTTTGTTCTACGCTCCACGGTGCGTTTTTTGCACCGTGCTCACGCCGCTCCTACTCCGACTTGCACACGCTCTGCGACACAACAATCAGCTTCTCATAGCAAG ATTCGACACAACCCGGAATGACTTGGCTTCTTCGCACCCAATTCCCGCCTCACTTCCGGCACTTATTCTGTATCCCGACGGACG AAAAACCACGCCCGTCGCGTATTCGCGTCGCGCTCCCGTCTCAATAcgcgctctcgtcgactttCTCGCGGGCAACGTCACGCATGCGTTGACGATCGACACGCTGTCTCATCAGCGCAAAGGCGCCGCCAATTTGTGGCGTTTGCGTCGCGCGCGAATCGCCGCGACGCGTCGCAGCGAACGACTCGAACGGCTCGTTCGCCTTCGCGACGCGCACAAACGCAtagcgacgaatcgtcgcctacgtcgaatcgcttccGAACTCATAGCGTGTCGACGTTgggtcgattcgacgacgaaaaatgtTAGAGgagtggcgacggcgatgggAGGCGACcaatcgttgccgtcgttgaGACGGCACGTCGCCGATCTTACGTCGAAAGTTCGCGACGCCGAAATTCGAAGCGTCGGCGTTTTTCGTacggtcgccgccgccgccgccgccgccgccgccaacgtcgtcgtcacgcacGCGACCGAACACGTGGGCGAGCGGGAGCGCGCGCCCAACGACGCACCGCGTTCCCGCGCTCTCGCGCTCCGCCTGCGCCGCCTACGCtatcgtctcgccgtcgccgataGGCGACTCGTTGTCTGTAGTAGATCGGTCGTCGACtgtcgtctcgtcggcggcgaagtcCAACGAACAGTCGAGCGAATCTTAGAAGCGCTTCGTCGAGTAAAACCGCGCGCGAACGATTTTcgctcgagcgacgacgacaattttGCTCTAGTGCGTAGATTAGTTCTATTCATTGATTCACTTCACAACGACGAtgatggcgacggcgacggcgacgacgacgacgatcacaatcgtcgccgtcgtctcgacgacaaaattAAATTTGGTATCTAG
- the LOC136200162 gene encoding thioredoxin domain-containing protein 11-like isoform X2, with amino-acid sequence MLDASVHDSQGKEDKNGDDEGNSKDEQKLRRKTRRQRRKRTRRTLGAMLSSTLHFGTIVVALSLGSTLHHLLQATTAPAPPPIGPSIFPANSVNLVDLRNGSHEALRALTNREPFVTTMFYAPWSGQSRKVAAWYAEAARRFDGEIIFVAIDCWYLGGTCRQREPLAFYPRLLIYCSRREETFEYVGGLRSYEIIQFVELVLRPLLYISTKTILHAVIGTEETVVLGYFDFVLHPEPPEYLAYLKAAKLSLRQYVGDRLVFGVVSSETVAAEANMSGSPSLMLCRTNQKNLVYTHRDDWTPSSIHSWIVRHWEKRTNVLFNTLNLVAKLRWQPALILFLPLHRRHRYHYRNPTGIDPRLHMLRRVAERMHRCEPSPLGGRSQSSPVHTCGLSEYYYSILRPQAQLGNEWSSRRESGSSDVDDSCQMTSSYLDRLDGFGCNHAINLFYMDSLKFWAYAEALSAERLDDDVALVISDSRKGKQYVYRESRTISEEAIASFLWKFVRGRLEPTLASIPADEATCLPSHLDACVAELARETFASDVIKSKKDVLVLFYAPRCVFCTVLTPLLLRLAHALRHNNQLLIARFDTTRNDLASSHPIPASLPALILYPDGRKTTPVAYSRRAPVSIRALVDFLAGNVTHALTIDTLSHQRKGAANLWRLRRARIAATRRSERLERLVRLRDAHKRIATNRRLRRIASELIACRRWVDSTTKNVRGVATAMGGDQSLPSLRRHVADLTSKVRDAEIRSVGVFRTVAAAAAAAAANVVVTHATEHVGERERAPNDAPRSRALALRLRRLRYRLAVADRRLVVCSRSVVDCRLVGGEVQRTVERILEALRRCVD; translated from the exons ATGCTTGATGCTTCCGTGCACGATTCACAAGGCAAGGAGGacaaaaacggcgacgacgaaggcaatAGCAAAGACGAGCAGAAATTGAGACGGAAGACACGAcggcaaagacgaaagcgaacgcgGCGAACTCTAGGAGCAATGTTATCATCGACACTCCACTTCGgcacgatcgtcgtcgctctgtCCTTAGGCTCGACACTCCACCATCTGCTCCA GGCAACAACCGCGCCCGCTCCTCCGCCAATCGGTCCGTCAATCTTTCCAGCAAACTCCGTCAACTTGGTCGACCTTCGAAACGGCTCGCACGAAGCGCTACGAGCGCTGACGAATCGCGAGCCGTTCGTGACGACCATGTTCTACGCTCCCTGGTCGGGACAGAGCCGAAAAGTGGCCGCCTGGTACGCAGAAGCcgctcgacgattcgatGGCGAG ATCATTTTCGTTGCAATTGACTGCTGGTATTTGGGTGGGACGTGTCGACAGCGAGAGCCGTTGGCGTTTTACCCGCGACTTTTGATCTACTGCAGTCGACGCGAGGAAACGTTTGAATACGTGGGCGGACTTCGTTCCTATGAAATT ATTCAATTTGTTGAACTTGTCCTTCGACCTCTCCTCTACATTTCAACGAAGACAATTCTGCACGCCGTTATTGGCACCGAAGAG ACAGTCGTTTTGGGCTACTTTGACTTCGTTCTCCATCCCGAACCGCCCGAATACTTGGCCTACCTCAAAGCAGCAAAACTATCTTTGAGGCAGT ATGTGGGCGATCGGCTCGTCTTTGGAGTCGTTTCTAGCGAAACGGTCGCCGCCGAGGCGAACATGTCcggctcgccgtcgctgaTGCTCTGTCGAACAAATCAGAAAAATTTG GTCTACACGCATCGCGACGACTGGACGCCGTCATCAATCCACTCGTGGATCGTTCGGCATTGGGAAAAG CGGACGAACGTCCTTTTTAATACTCTCAATCTGGTTGCCAAATTGCGCTGGCAGCCCGCGCTCATTCTATTTTTgcctcttcatcgtcgtcatcgttatCATTACCGCAACCCGACGGGAATAGATCCCAGATTGCATATG CTGCGTCGTGTCGCTGAGAGAATGCATCGATGcgagccgtcgccgctcggCGGACGTTCGCAATCGTCGCCCGTGCATACGTGCGGTTTAAGCGAGTATTACTATTCGATTTTGCGGCCGCAAGCGCAGCTTGGGAATGAATGGTCAAGTCGTCGCGAATCCGGATCgtctgacgtcgacgacagctgtcaaatgacgtcgtcgtatctCGATCGGTTGGATGGTTTTGGATGTAATCACGCGATTAATCTATTCTATATGGACTCGCTCAAGTTTTGGGCGTATGCCGAAGCGCTGTCGGCCGAgcggctcgacgacgacgtcgcgttggTCATTAGCGATAGCCGG AAAGGGAAGCAATATGTATATAGGGAGAGTCGAACCATAAGTGAAGAAGCTATAG ctTCGTTTCTATGGAAATTCGTGCGCGGTCGGCTCGAACCGACGCTGGCGTCGATTCCCGCCGACGAGGCGACGTGTTTGCCGTCTCATCTGGACGCTTGCGTTGCGGAGTTGGCCAGGGAAACGTTCGCTTCCGACGTGATAAAGTCGAAAAAG GACGTTCTCGTTTTGTTCTACGCTCCACGGTGCGTTTTTTGCACCGTGCTCACGCCGCTCCTACTCCGACTTGCACACGCTCTGCGACACAACAATCAGCTTCTCATAGCAAG ATTCGACACAACCCGGAATGACTTGGCTTCTTCGCACCCAATTCCCGCCTCACTTCCGGCACTTATTCTGTATCCCGACGGACG AAAAACCACGCCCGTCGCGTATTCGCGTCGCGCTCCCGTCTCAATAcgcgctctcgtcgactttCTCGCGGGCAACGTCACGCATGCGTTGACGATCGACACGCTGTCTCATCAGCGCAAAGGCGCCGCCAATTTGTGGCGTTTGCGTCGCGCGCGAATCGCCGCGACGCGTCGCAGCGAACGACTCGAACGGCTCGTTCGCCTTCGCGACGCGCACAAACGCAtagcgacgaatcgtcgcctacgtcgaatcgcttccGAACTCATAGCGTGTCGACGTTgggtcgattcgacgacgaaaaatgtTAGAGgagtggcgacggcgatgggAGGCGACcaatcgttgccgtcgttgaGACGGCACGTCGCCGATCTTACGTCGAAAGTTCGCGACGCCGAAATTCGAAGCGTCGGCGTTTTTCGTacggtcgccgccgccgccgccgccgccgccgccaacgtcgtcgtcacgcacGCGACCGAACACGTGGGCGAGCGGGAGCGCGCGCCCAACGACGCACCGCGTTCCCGCGCTCTCGCGCTCCGCCTGCGCCGCCTACGCtatcgtctcgccgtcgccgataGGCGACTCGTTGTCTGTAGTAGATCGGTCGTCGACtgtcgtctcgtcggcggcgaagtcCAACGAACAGTCGAGCGAATCTTAGAAGCGCTTCGTCGA TGCGTAGATTAG